The Malus domestica chromosome 10, GDT2T_hap1 genome contains a region encoding:
- the LOC103401361 gene encoding protein TRACHEARY ELEMENT DIFFERENTIATION-RELATED 7A encodes MATPNTTPPPTSAAKPPSHSTPPPTTSAKPPSQSTPPPPLAAKPPRPSIPPPPPSAKPPRPSIPPPPPPAAKPPPPSIPPPPPSAKPPRPSIPPPPPPAAKPPPPSIPPPPPSAKPPRPSIPPPPPPGAKPPSPSTPPPPPPYQPFMPPPPPHVRPPPPQLPPPSPSPDNNPTVIVIVFISFGSVFFLAFLAVSLLCCIKRRKKKTIQETNFIHIDKHRKMKEAIVEGPNGPQAVVLSVEDDVHVDEEIRKNETIAHKGLHGKVKSSDVQSDTEIVNVGEHRNVKEDIEGPHGSKAVVLTVEDDVHIDEILRKNEKVGKGLHGNAEAVKID; translated from the coding sequence ATGGCCACTCCAAATACAACTCCACCACCAACTTCAGCAGCAAAGCCGCCAAGTCACTCAACCCCACCGCCAACTACATCAGCAAAACCACCAAGTCAATCAACCCCACCACCTCCTCTGGCTGCAAAGCCACCACGTCCGTCAATCCCACCGCCACCTCCATCAGCAAAGCCGCCACGTCCATCaatcccaccaccaccacctccggCTGCGAAGCCACCACCTCCGTCAATCCCACCGCCACCTCCATCAGCAAAGCCGCCACGTCCATCaatcccaccaccaccacctccggCTGCGAAGCCACCACCTCCGTCAATCCCACCGCCACCTCCGTCAGCAAAGCCGCCACGTCCATCaatcccaccaccaccacccccgGGGGCAAAGCCTCCAAGCCCCTCAACcccaccgccaccaccaccatatcAACCATTTATGCCACCGCCCCCGCCTCATGTACGCCCTCCGCCACCGCAGCTGCCACCACCGTCCCCATCACCGGACAATAATCCCACTGTCATAGTCATAGTGTTCATCTCATTCGGTTCTGTTTTCTTCCTTGCATTCCTTGCAGTTTCCCTGCTTTGTTGCATcaagaggagaaagaagaagacaaTCCAAGAAACCAACTTCATTCACATTGACAAACACCGGAAGATGAAGGAAGCAATTGTAGAAGGTCCCAACGGTCCGCAAGCCGTGGTGTTATCGGTCGAGGATGATGTCCACGTCGACGAGGAGATTAGGAAGAATGAGACAATTGCTCACAAGGGGTTGCATGGAAAAGTAAAGAGTTCAGATGTCCAGTCGGATACCGAAATCGTTAACGTCGGCGAACATCGGAACGTGAAGGAAGACATAGAAGGTCCGCATGGATCGAAAGCTGTGGTGCTAACAGTCGAAGACGATGTTCATATCGATGAAATATTAAGGAAGAACGAGAAGGTTGGTAAAGGTTTGCATGGCAATGCAGAGGCAGTGAAAATCGATTAG